The Musa acuminata AAA Group cultivar baxijiao chromosome BXJ2-2, Cavendish_Baxijiao_AAA, whole genome shotgun sequence genome contains the following window.
TAGTTGACTATATAATGAGGTTCAACAATATGATTCTTAAATGTGATAATATTCATTGTAATTCTTTTAATGATGTTTTCTAAACTAATCCATAGGCTACTCATATAACAGTTGAAGTTCTCGTATCAAAGAAAACAAAATGTAAACATTAAGAAGCAATATAGAGATAAGCAAATACAAAAAAGTAACTAAAGTATGTGATGCACCCCAAAACATCTCATTTATACATGACGTATTTGCCTATGATAGAGAAATATTTGAAGCATTCGAAACACCCCAAGGTATCCCCCTTTATAATGATGCATCTGCCTAAGATCAAAAACATCCAAAGTGATTGACATACCTTAAGCATCCCCTTTGTACGTGATGCATCCGCCCAGGACAAGAGAGCATTGGAGGCACCCAACATGCTATAAGGCATCTATTCTATATTTGCTCTATCCACCAATAATAATGATGCATCTGAAGCACTCGACACGTTCCAAACGATCTCTTTGCACACGAAATGTCCACTCAATATAAAGTATTTGGATTCCTAATGTATCCACCTAAGACAAGAAAACAACCAAAGTGTAACATAACCATTGGAATGTAGATTTCATTAGTCGAAATATCAAAACAAACATTATGCTATGTGATGAGGGTAATAAGGTGATAAGACTCGGGTGACGTCAGCCCCTAGATGACGCCTCACATCTCTGTTGACctaacagcacctggtcaacacggatcggaacgtcgaccgaggcacattaataccctgctcaggctcgatccctcacgccatgccaacgtcgatgtcagacgttaccagaaatacgatcctgctccctgcgggcatgcacatcaaacaacagtaatcctcactataaaaaccctcgtgcTCCGAGGGAAAATGAGGGAGGACGGAAAAAACCCCCTGCGACTATTCGCTAATtttatcgtcggaggggtcgggccgagctctcccgacccgacctttgtgcaggtacgaagacggaggcctcccacTAAACACTCATGCGAGGAGTTTCCTACCGAAGGAAACAACGACCCTGTCTCGATCGGACCATCGCAGCCGACCACCTCAGCGGCCTCAAGGGTCGTTCCGTAAAGATCCCCCATCATTCGGACTCGAACCAAGTCACATCGATCCCGAGACCACGATTTAAAGTTCTTTACACCACCCTACGAGATAAATAAGTCCTTACCTCAAGTGGACATATGAAATCTAGTCAATAATTATCAGATATATTATGTCAGCCATTAGTCAATAGTTACCGGACATATCCTGTATCAAATACAGATCTTATATGGATATCCATCTGTGGCTTCACTATGTGATACCACTGAGGATCATCATATTATACGGCATACATTTACTATCGAACGAGACACTCCTcgagcacatatatatatatatatatatatatatatatatatatatatatatatatatatatatatgtcttactGTATCTATCCATCTCTCGCCCACATGCCGAGCAACACTTACAACAGCTTGCTCTCCCCGCCGTCGCCATCCACCACAGACCACGAGAAGTCGTCCACTGCGTTGATGGCAGAGCAGTTCTTCCGGATCTCACCTTGGTCGCCTGTCAACACACTCAGCTGGCCCATCTTCGTCATGGAGTACACGAACTTCTCAAAGAACAGTGACTGGTCAACAGCAAACCCTGTGACGGTGGGCTGCGTCCTGGCGTCGGTGTACAGGCCCTGGTCGGAGGTGAACAGTCCCTGCCTGTTCAACAGATCCACGTAGTACTCGTCGTCGAAGGCGTCGGGCGATCGGACGTCGAGCACGGTGGTGTTGGACGTGTTGGCGACGGGGCAGGTCAGGTACAGGTTCTCGGCGAAGGTCTGGTCCAGGGTCGGGTCCTGGGCGGGGAAGAGGCGGTTCTCGAAGGAGGCGCAGTGGGCGATGCCGATGGTGTGGGCACCGGACAGGGAGACGAGGTCGTAGGCGTCGAGGCCGAGCTTGCCGAATAAGTCGATGAGGTCGGTGACGTTGGATGTGGGGGGAGGGATGAAGCTGAGGACTGCTTCCATCGTCGCGTAGCTCAGCCCATCTCGCCGGCCGAGAGGAACCTCGTAGTCCGGTCCACCCGACTGCAACGACGACAACCACACGTGGATTCGAGGTTGTGATCTTTGTGTGAAGGCATCGGAGAGATGAGTTATACATACAGGAAGCATACCAAATAGACAGAGTCGCGAGCGGCGAGGGCGGCGATATCAGCACAGGACACGACGTGACCGCAAGCGGAGGTGATTAGAGCTTGGAGCTCGTCGATAGCCTTGAAGGCAGCCAACCGGAGGGTGAGGTTGGGCGGCGCGTCCTTCTCGCTCGGCCCGCCTGCTGATCCGTCCAGCAAAATCGACCCGTCGCAGCCCTGCACAGGAAGCACGTCCCGCCATCAGAGCTCGATCCAACACTCTGTTGGCTGAGGATGGATGCTCGTTCATGGTACCTGAACGAAGCAGTCATGGAAGTGAACTCGGAGCAGGCCGGCGGCGAGGCCGGTGTCTTTCCCGAAGGCTTGCTCGAGGTAGAACCTCACCAGGTGCTCCACGAAGGGGCAGGTGGCGTCGTAGAAGTCGAAGGAGAGGCCATCCGCTAGTGGTGGGTAGTCATAGGCTTCTGAAGAGGAACAGAGGAAGACAATGCAAGAGAGTAGAAGCAGCAGTAGTGCAGTCGGTGAAGAAGCAGACGCAGCAGCCATCGAAGTAGCACAAGCTGCTTTCGTGAGTTCGATCTACCTTCGTTTATAGGCATTTCAGGGTATACGTTGGTAGAGTGAAAAGGACCAGCCAAGGATAGCATATCCATTAAGGGTGGGTTGATCCTTAGAAAAGTCAACAATCTAGCTGATCTATTTTGACTTGGAAGTTTGGGAAGGGATGTGTCTAACCTTAACTCCTTTGATTGAGTTGTTGTTCTAATCTAGATTTTTCTATATAAACCAAAGTGGACCCCATGCAAGTCTTCTAGTAGTTCACTTACAAGCATTTGATTGTGTCTAAATGAGCCACTTTGCAATGTTATTTTATacaacaatgatgatgatgatgatgataataaaacTTTTTATATATTGCAAGTGGAAGGAAGGAATATTGATGTATTGGCAATCATATGTatagacattaaaaaaaaaaacacttgtaattgcttcttaaaacatttgTTTTTATAATTTAAGTTGCCAATTAAAATTAGAATTAAATgcacttttccttctttttttttttttatgggttGCCTCCTCCTATATTCTTCAGTTTAATTACAATTATAAATACAAACAATAAAGTCACCAATCAAACATCTTATAATAATGCATGCTTCCTTCCTTCTTGGCAATCAAACACATGAAATTAATGCCCTTCAAGCTAAGCATATATTTTTGCCTCATTGAGAGGACATGGgaggaaaaaagaagaggaaCTCACTTGGGAGCACACAAGCAAACATGAAGCTCACCTTCTTCTTTTGACCACTTGACCAACATTAGCAACAAAGGAAATGATTAGCCAAAAACAGCAGCTTTATGGGCAAAGTAGACCATTAGGATTCAATGCATGGCTCCAACTTCAATAAAGCTTGAAGAAGATTTTGGCTTTGCTTTTTGAAGTTAGGGCTCCATGGTGGGTTAAATGATGTTGTTGGTTTGGTAAGTACATGTCCCATAAATATGCATAGTATTTTGAAAGGACAAAAAAAcaggattaattatattaaaatattttatattatacaaTAAATAGATATTGGTACAATGGTAAGAATGTTTCTCAATGTTCAAGACATCTTTTATAATGAGTGTTCCAAAAGCGATTGCTGTGTTAGGTAAGAATGCATTGCCATTGACAATGGTTACTTAATATTGGAAGTCTAacctaaaatatttttcttctttttcttatttctatatttGATCTGCTCATTCTCCTGCTTGTGATTCGGTGGATGCAAGATCTTATCATCTCCATCTCTTCAGCTCTGACCTTAGCATTGATCTCGTCACATCAAGTCCGTGTGAGTTTATGGAGACATGATTGGAGCCCCCATACCACTTCAGTTGGACAGAATACAAACACACTACGTTTCCCTATCCAAAGTGCGTCAAACCACAAAGCAGATGAGCCACAAACTGGATGCACATGAAAGCACCGCCACAAGCGTCCTTATTGCCCTTCCCCTCTCTCCGCCATTTAAGCAAACACCTTATatgcaaacacacacacacacacacacacacacgtattATCCTAGAACACCTTGCCGTCGTGGCCGTCGCCATCGACCGCATACCACGAGAGGTTCGAGTTCAGCGCCGAGCAGTTCCGGCGGATCTCGCCTTGGCTGCCGGTGAGCACGCTGAGCTGGCCCATCTTGGTCATGGAGTACACGAAGTTCTCGAAGAACATGTGCTGGCAGAGGGCGAAGATGATGACGAAGGGCTTCGTCCGGAAGTCTTCGTAGAGGCCCTGGTCCGAGGTGAACAGGCCCTCCCGGTGGAGGAGGTCGACGTAGTACTTGTTGTCGAAGGTGTTGGGCGTGCGGATGTCGATGACGGTGGTGCTGCTGATGTTGATGACGGGGCAGGTGAGGTAGAGGTTTTCGGCGAAGATCGGGTCCAGGGTGGAGTCCTGGGTGGGGAAGAGACGGTTCTCGAAGGAGGAGCAGTGGGCGATGCCGATGGTGTGGGCGCCGGAGAGGGTGACGAGGTCTTTGGTGGTCAGGTCGAGCTCGGTGAAGACGTCGATGAGGGCGGTTACGTTGGAGGTCGGAGAAGGGAGGAAACTAAGGACAGCCTCCTCCGTCGCGTAGCTCAGGCCGTCGCGCCGGCCGAGAGCAACCTTGTAGTTCGGGCCGCCGGACTACACGAAGAAGAGATCGGAATAAGTTAAAGACAAgacaagaattatatatatatatatatatatatatatatatatatacacacacacacacaaacatacttaaaagaataatttgaatattttaattttttaaataaatatgattctaataataatcttaattaaagtttataaaacatatttatcaattttatgatttaattgaaTTAGTTAATTGTATTCGTTGAGAGCTTACATTTGTCACAAGAAAACTTATGAAGATTAGGAATTATATACTCGGACTAAGGCATTATAATTTAGTAATAATTATTCTGATATCATTGGTTAAAAATTAACTATATTTTGTcatcttattaaaaaatataacgaaaatattttcaaaattagagtgatgaataaaagaaaattttattgattAGAAACATGAAAATCTTATAGTCCCTTTATCAGTATTATTTAATCACATGTATGATTTATAAATTTATCTGAATATAAATCTTGAGGATATAATTAGATTTATAAATCCATTTGTGAATATCTTTTAGATTGACATTCAACTTGTGATCAGAGCCTTGCATTTCTAATAAGAACTTAATATCAATTTTTAAGAATTAATTATTCTcaagaaatataattaaaataaataaattagggtAGTGAAAATATTATCAATTagataacataaaaaaaatcctATAATCCCTCTATAGGTTATGTCTTTATTTATATATAGACTCTTAAATAATTTAGAATTTAATCTCATAATGTCCTATTTAATTTAGGTGAAGACTCTAAATCTGTTGGTCGATACCAAACGAACGGAGTCGCGGGCGGCGAGCGCAGTGATATCGGCGCAGGAGACGACCGGGCCGCAAGCTTGGGTGATAAGCGTCTGGAGCTCGTTGATGGCTTTGAAGGCCGCCCGGCGGAGCGTCAAGTTGGGCGGAGCGTCCTTCTCGTCCGGCCCACTGAACGACCCATCGAGCAGTATCGACCCATCACAGCCCTGCACACAGTTCACTCGCCTCTTAAGAATTCTATCAAACAGTACTCATGCGAGACGCGGGACCTCTCCATGCTCCTCCTCGACCTGAACGAAGCAGTCGTGGAAGTGGAGGCGCAGCAGGCCGGAGGCGACGGTGATGTCGCTCTGGAACAGCTGCTCGAGGTAGCTCCCGACGATGGACTCCAGGTCGGGGCAGGTGGACTTGTAGAAGGTGAAGGAGAGGCCCTCCACGAGAGGAGGGTAGACGTAGGCGTGCGAAGACGAGGAGACGAAGGCGAtgcaggagaggaggaagaggaggttgtAAGCCATCAATGCCGGGGCAGTGAGAGAGATTGTTCCGGGCACAGGTCTCAGGATCGAACCTGCCTTGTTCATTTATAGCCATCGACGGTGAACAGTTCGAGACCCGCGTCTTTCTCCGCCATGGAAAGACGCCGTAACCTCCCattatcatattatattatattatattatattataatatatatatatatatatatatatatatattcttttaataTGCATTAAAAAAAGCAAAGAAAACAGTCTGATAAATTAAAAACAGATTTATGGCCAAAAGTTTTATATAGAATTCATTACATGCAAGTAATGGAAATTAATGAACTTTACAGTGCATGCCATGGCATGTTCAGTTCATACTGTGTGAGACACAAAGGAAGAGGAGGGGCCATTTATGTATCCCATACACAACGAGACTGATACAAATACTCTTTTGGTGATCATTGCATGGTGAGCCAAATCATAATGCCATCAACATCAACTGACACAAAATTTTTGATCGTAAAAGGTGGCTTTGAGATCACTTCAAAAAAAAGTGGCTTTGGGTCTTAATTCGATTGATTGGATGGGGTAAAATGATGAAGAAAATAAAGTCGGACGAATCCATCAAATTATTATGTTATTATGTCCTCATAGTAAAGTTAAATATCTCATCTCAGTCCGATTCTGCCATTTCTTTCTTACCCATGGAAGGAAACAGTATTCTTAGAGTCAAAATCTATCTTCATCATTCCCCcctccctccttttttttttgataaaaaaaagaataataatgacTCATGGAATTAATTATATGttgatgaataataataataataataataatatacttatcAAACTAAAAGAAAATTAGGAACGGTTTGATGATCATCCAATATAAATGTTTGGTGAAGAGCTCGTGTTGGACCGGAGGCGAGAGGAGGAACATTGGGAACCAACAAAGAGCAAGTCAACGAGGGAAGTAAGGTGGATGGGTGTCGAACACAATCATTGATCGCCCACTGGCTCTTCTCGCCTGCACGGCAATACCCTATTATTCGATAATAAATAATTGATGGAAGGGCATTGGAGGATCATTTGACcccatcaagaaaaaaaaaaaagttagatgaCATGATGATGATATATGATTGTATCATGAGGGTGGCCTCTTGTTTTCTTTTCCACAAACACAGATAAATTTATAAAGCACTAAGTAAACCAGCATTGCTtaccaaaaacatatatatatatatatatatatatatatatatatatatatatatatatatatatatatatatatataattttcatcattaattgttttaatatcaaatcatATGACGTAGATTGGTGTCCTCGGAGAAAAGTATATTCGAGTATATAATGGTCTTCACCAAGGAAAAAAATCTTCAAATTATAGTTTGATTATTCTATAAACACCATATATATCTAATCATCCATGAGTGTTTTCATATTAGACATAAAGACgatgaaaaataataaattttttaaaaattatataagagGAAATACAAAGAAATTTATGATCaagtatataattttattttttatcatcgaTGATGCCCTCGACACTTTTGGAAAAGAAGAGTCGTGAGGATCAATGATCCCCTCGACACTTTTAAAAAAGGAAAGTATCATTCATATGACTGAGGATCGTCGTGTCACTGTAATACCACATGCACAAATCAATGTGAACGACGAGGGTCAACACCAACAACAACGCGATTCACACGCAATGCTTTCTTTTAGTCTTCGATTTCTACGTCTAATTTAAACATAAATGAGATCGGTTTCAAGTCGACTAGTGTGATGATTGGGAAATAATTAAGAAAGATTCGAGCTCACGTGTTTGATGTGATGGAACCATCATTTCAATCATTTTGGAAATATAATTAAGAAGAGCTTTTTAATTATTTGAATACATATTGATTCTAATAATTGATTGTAGAGTTGATTGCTAATAAAGTTATGATTtgacatgcttgatgaaatacaaTTTTGATAAGGCTACAATGAATTTGATTTATTCAAACGAATCTGATTTATTCAAGCCAATGAATTTAACATCTATCAATTCTGACGATCCATACCAGAGTAAATCGGCTTGCTCCGCTCGATGAagtaaatctaagatacaaaattgaTGATCTCATAATGCTACGATGATTAAGATAATGACATGCGTTAGAAGTTAGATaccttttaaattaaaattaaaattttataagataattgtgagaccaacaatactttatggatctgagtgttgaCAATTAAGAAACaccatatacaaaaagtttgtactatcgagatgagaatgttgaaatagATATgtagagttactaggaaagatatgaaaaaaaaaaaaaaacttctataCATGAACAACTAGGCATCGcttcgatagaagataagatgagaAAAATCGTTTAAGATACTATAAGCGTGAGCTTAAGAGAACCCCATATACGATAGTTAGAAAACATAAAGTAATTAATGTAATGTAGAGGAAaaccttaatagaaactataaataaaaatttaagtactctaaacttaattaaacatatttACATATCTCAACGatgacaaaagatccatgtagccaaccccaaatagcTGAGACTTccgattttgttgttgttgtagtcatTATATTGATTTTAAGTAACTATTAAATAATACTTTAAATAGAAGTGCCAACTGATATTACAAAAAGACAAAGATGTATcaagaaattatatatcaaaaatggGATTAGAAGATTCAAGAGGCTTCACCAAATTAGGCAGAAGTTATATAACAGAAAAAAGGAATAGAAAATTCATTAGGCTTCACCAAATCAAACAGATGATTCAACCTAATAATTGGGcattatcacacagaagatatttTGTAATTTTGTTGCCTTTTGTAACGATCATGCTCATAGTTATGATAACATGTAATTAAGCATTTAAATTTCTAGGTAAACCTTAGATGCCATGAATCACTGTAAACCTAATGGATATAATTCATGATAGAACTTTAAGCACTTGAAAACCTCTCAGATAATTTTGCAGACATTGAGCTTACCTATTACTTTATTGGTATACTAATCAGAAATCTTTTTCATCTAAATCGATCAGATGTTGAGCATCTTCTTCGTTATAGGGTCAGAGAATAGACACAAAAATACAAAATTTGctaagaaaggaaaaaaagaaagttcTCTGGCTGCAATTTATCCTTAACTAATTGTGTGACTCCTAATCTCGTGACGAAAGCTAGATCTCAGCCAAGATCAGGACCAAGACATCATGCTAGGTCTCTTACCCTTAACTAACCATGTGACACCTAATCTGATGATAAAAGCTAGATTTAGATCAAGAGCAACAACAAGATATAATCGCTAGTCACAAGCAAACTTTCGAAGGATGAGATATCAAATATCACATAAAACTTCTCAAAGATCAAATGGGCCTCAGTATTCATATCAAATTGAATATGTTCATGTTCTTATACAAATATGGTGCACATGTATCTCACAGAAAAACCTGATCCAATCACCAAATTGCAAATAAATTGACATAATAGTTAAATTCTGCCCGATCTTTAAATTTGTATActaattcaaaagaaaaaaagaataaggAGAGAGAGAGCCAGTTAAATAATTATAGCAACACAACAGCTTAGTTGAAGATGATTCACAACCCAAAAGCCATAAAAAACATCCTGATCTGAAAAAAAATTCCATACTGGTCATAATAAGCAGGAGCATCACATTAAATAACCATTTAAGCATTCAGGCAGCTCAACCTATGTCCAATTAAATAATGTCCATTCTAGGGGTCATAGGAGTTAGGTTCTGCCATTAGCTTCCCAATATTGGCCTTAATCGGCACCATTTTCGACACCTACAAATCTTCAACTGTGTGTGTTAAGTTGCACCTGACCTGACCACAGGTTGAGCTAATAATCGCATATCATCGTCCAGAGACTGATTTATCCAATGCTAACATCAATCATCATTTGCAATATTAGCATTGCCTAATCATCAAATAGTTATCAATCCTTCCGCCCAAACACAACAGTTCTACCGCCATTGTTGCCGCTGCCCCAAAACAAACCTCTCAGGTTTTTGGACAAGAAAGCAAAGGCGGGACGCCATCTAATGGCATCGATAGTTCGATGACTAGTAACCTATTTGATCCTTGTGCAACCATGAGATCCCCACCAAGATGATGCTACCGACGCTGCATCAAGTTGGTCTCAACTTCCGAAGCATCAAATTGTCGAGTGCAACCTAAATTTATTCTCAGGGCATCCACCCATTTCGTTCCATTAATCCCGAAACCAAAAACTACACCAAAGAAATCGATCGTTAATGAAAGGAAGCCACAAGAAAGGGGTGAAAAGAAATGCTCGGAATACCTAAATCAGATCAGCTACCAAATCAACCAAACAATTCAAGCTATAAACAGTTGAAAGAAGCCAGCAGGGCAATATTCGTCATTGATCACAACAGAGAACCAACCATTCGAACAGGGGATGGAAGGTTGCAAGCATGGGAGGACACGCACACCACCACCCTCCCGTTGCGCGGGCTCTGCCACCACCGCCATAGAGACCGAGGAAATGGTCGCGAGAGTTGGAGCCCCGGATCGCTTCGAGGCGGAACAGGAACCGTCCGCGTGTGCTTGGAAGGCACGGCAGGGTGGTCCTCGGGGCAACACCTAAAACCCATGGCTGGTCCCACTAGCGCACTTGTGGGTCCCACATCCAACAAGGAATGAGAATTTTGGGTAACACATTTCGAGTCCCGAAACATTATCCTCGCAAGTTATGTCCTCATCCTTTTTaatggaaaataaataaaaataattttaaaatgatatgaattctaaagtatatatatatatatatataattaaaaaacataaatataattgaataaCTGAACtacatattaattatatatttttgattGAGAATACATCGATACATAATCATGATATGATATTTATGATAGAAGAAAAAAACAAATGTCACCACCTATCTATTTATCGATGTAAGCAAAGGTTTAAGATAGACGATTATGGACTATCTCTCATTTGTTTTGTCACCCATGTGAACAAGAAATCaaagaaaaattattaaaaataattataattatctcCTCGTAGAATATTCTATATAATATTCTACTTATTTAtgattaaatataaatttttatcttCAACACAATAAAAAGAATGAAGCTTACCTTCACAACTCATATTGATACTAATATATTTTAGATTATTAACTTTAGCTTTGAATCAATTTGATTGGAAAATCTTATTGATCTTCGTGCATATAACACATCCGAATATTGATGTTTTTTTATCTCGAAGGTACCTCAGAAAATTTCGTGCATATCGGGCCGAACTACATTAGATTGATCAGGATATTAACGATTTCTTTCCTCACCAATTATCGAATAATAAAAAGAAGAGTATAAACTTAGAAGTTCAGTATGTTCATACAACACATAGAAAACAATTGAATTAGTTCATAGGAATGGAGTGGATATACCATCGTTAAATTGACTTGAAATCTTTTTATGATGTGATTAAGGTCTAAcaaaataatgaatcaattatGTTATTGGACATAGTTGTGACACTCATTATGCTATTTACACTCATTAT
Protein-coding sequences here:
- the LOC135605066 gene encoding cationic peroxidase SPC4-like; the protein is MAAASASSPTALLLLLLSCIVFLCSSSEAYDYPPLADGLSFDFYDATCPFVEHLVRFYLEQAFGKDTGLAAGLLRVHFHDCFVQGCDGSILLDGSAGGPSEKDAPPNLTLRLAAFKAIDELQALITSACGHVVSCADIAALAARDSVYLSGGPDYEVPLGRRDGLSYATMEAVLSFIPPPTSNVTDLIDLFGKLGLDAYDLVSLSGAHTIGIAHCASFENRLFPAQDPTLDQTFAENLYLTCPVANTSNTTVLDVRSPDAFDDEYYVDLLNRQGLFTSDQGLYTDARTQPTVTGFAVDQSLFFEKFVYSMTKMGQLSVLTGDQGEIRKNCSAINAVDDFSWSVVDGDGGESKLL
- the LOC103975138 gene encoding cationic peroxidase SPC4-like, producing the protein MNKAGSILRPVPGTISLTAPALMAYNLLFLLSCIAFVSSSSHAYVYPPLVEGLSFTFYKSTCPDLESIVGSYLEQLFQSDITVASGLLRLHFHDCFVQGCDGSILLDGSFSGPDEKDAPPNLTLRRAAFKAINELQTLITQACGPVVSCADITALAARDSVRLSGGPNYKVALGRRDGLSYATEEAVLSFLPSPTSNVTALIDVFTELDLTTKDLVTLSGAHTIGIAHCSSFENRLFPTQDSTLDPIFAENLYLTCPVINISSTTVIDIRTPNTFDNKYYVDLLHREGLFTSDQGLYEDFRTKPFVIIFALCQHMFFENFVYSMTKMGQLSVLTGSQGEIRRNCSALNSNLSWYAVDGDGHDGKVF